One Pseudoclavibacter endophyticus DNA segment encodes these proteins:
- a CDS encoding MFS transporter encodes MPTETTPIPTVAAVNAAAGPTALERPAGIRWLALVALMVTSFTLVTAEFLPSGILTEMAADLGVTPGQAGQSVTATAVVGFLVAPTISILTPGIDRRTLLVWLTVMAAASNLIVAISPNLVLLLVARFLLGAALSGFWAMSLTITAKLTGPERLGRGMMLVNAGTSMATVAGVPIGVVVSSAFDWRVAFIAAAVVSIVVALALRLLLPRVEAAKAQSLRLLGDTLRRPALGVGLAGHVLIVLGHITAYTFIRLALGRVDGLDEGGAAFMLVAFGIGGLVGTFVIGMLVDRYLSVLRSVVPALIAVSVLMLALMSSSLVLVAIAVFAWGIGFGAWLLTVTTWIGRQAPDRLEAGGGLVVAGFQGAIALGAGVGGLLVDLLGIFPTLLVAVGALIVGGAMFGSAGRGGRRRR; translated from the coding sequence ATGCCAACCGAAACCACGCCTATCCCGACCGTCGCCGCCGTGAATGCGGCCGCCGGCCCCACCGCACTCGAGCGCCCTGCCGGCATCCGCTGGCTCGCTCTCGTGGCGCTCATGGTGACGAGCTTCACACTCGTGACGGCCGAGTTCCTCCCGAGCGGCATCCTCACCGAGATGGCGGCCGACCTCGGCGTCACCCCCGGCCAGGCGGGACAGAGCGTGACCGCGACCGCCGTCGTGGGCTTCCTCGTGGCGCCGACCATCAGCATCCTGACGCCCGGCATCGATCGCCGCACGCTGCTCGTGTGGTTGACGGTGATGGCGGCCGCGTCGAACCTCATCGTCGCGATCTCGCCGAACCTCGTCCTGCTGCTCGTCGCGCGATTCCTGCTCGGCGCCGCACTGAGCGGATTCTGGGCGATGTCGCTCACGATCACGGCCAAGCTGACGGGGCCGGAGCGCCTCGGCCGCGGCATGATGCTCGTCAACGCGGGCACCTCGATGGCGACGGTCGCCGGCGTCCCGATCGGCGTCGTGGTCAGCTCGGCCTTCGACTGGCGCGTCGCGTTCATCGCGGCGGCCGTGGTCTCGATCGTCGTCGCGCTCGCGCTGCGGCTCCTGCTGCCGCGCGTGGAGGCGGCGAAGGCGCAGAGCCTGCGCCTGCTCGGCGACACGCTGCGCCGCCCCGCCCTCGGTGTCGGCCTGGCCGGCCATGTGCTCATCGTGCTCGGGCACATCACCGCCTACACCTTCATCCGCCTCGCGCTCGGGCGCGTGGACGGGCTCGACGAGGGCGGTGCCGCGTTCATGCTCGTCGCGTTCGGCATCGGCGGCCTCGTCGGGACGTTCGTGATCGGCATGCTCGTCGACCGGTACCTGTCGGTGCTCCGCTCCGTCGTTCCCGCGCTCATCGCCGTCTCGGTGCTGATGTTGGCGCTCATGTCCTCGTCGCTCGTGCTCGTCGCGATCGCGGTCTTCGCGTGGGGCATCGGATTCGGCGCGTGGCTATTGACGGTCACCACCTGGATCGGCCGTCAGGCCCCCGACCGCCTCGAGGCCGGCGGCGGGCTCGTCGTGGCCGGGTTCCAGGGCGCCATCGCGCTCGGCGCGGGCGTCGGCGGCCTGCTCGTCGACCTCCTCGGCATCTTCCCCACACTGCTGGTCGCAGTCGGAGCGCTCATCGTCGGCGGGGCGATGTTCGGGAGCGCGGGGCGCGGAGGGCGACGCCGCCGGTAG
- a CDS encoding adenosine deaminase, with translation MTRQQPAVLRDGTPIAPLPKVSLHDHLDGGLRPQTIIELADEIGIDLPEGDALALARWFADQADSGSLVEYLKTFDVTTAVMQTRQGLRRVARDFVLDLAADGVIYGEVRWAPEQHLARGLSLDETVDAVQEGIEQGIDAVRHSGHRIRVGQIVSAMRHAGDGREIAELALRHRDRGVVGFDIAGPEHGFPPSLLQPSFDLLASEHFPVTVHAGEADGLESIRGALDDARALRLGHGVRLAEDIEVDDEGDDDATFVTLGPLARWVRDRRIPLELSPSSNLQTGAIEQWGDELFDHPFDLLYQLGFTVTVNTDNRLMSATTITRELQLLSDAFDYDLDDLLTFQLNAAEAAFLPVERRDELADLIEDGFDDVADGVTAE, from the coding sequence GTGACACGACAGCAGCCGGCCGTTCTGCGCGACGGCACCCCCATCGCGCCCCTGCCGAAAGTGTCACTGCACGATCACCTCGACGGCGGTCTGCGCCCGCAGACGATCATCGAGCTCGCCGATGAGATCGGGATCGACCTGCCCGAGGGCGACGCGCTCGCGCTCGCGCGCTGGTTCGCCGACCAGGCGGACTCGGGTTCGCTCGTCGAGTACCTCAAGACCTTCGACGTGACGACCGCCGTCATGCAGACCCGCCAGGGCCTGCGCCGCGTCGCCCGAGACTTCGTGCTCGACCTCGCCGCCGACGGCGTGATCTACGGCGAAGTGCGCTGGGCGCCCGAGCAGCACCTCGCGCGCGGGCTCAGCCTCGACGAGACGGTCGATGCCGTCCAGGAGGGCATCGAGCAGGGCATCGACGCGGTACGGCACTCGGGGCACCGCATCCGTGTCGGCCAGATCGTGAGCGCGATGCGGCACGCGGGCGACGGTCGCGAGATTGCCGAGCTCGCCCTGCGCCACCGAGACCGCGGCGTGGTCGGTTTCGACATCGCCGGGCCCGAGCACGGCTTCCCGCCGTCGCTGCTGCAGCCGTCGTTCGACCTGCTCGCGAGCGAGCACTTCCCCGTCACCGTGCACGCGGGTGAGGCGGACGGGCTCGAATCGATCCGCGGCGCCCTCGACGACGCGCGCGCCCTGCGGCTCGGTCACGGTGTGCGCCTCGCGGAAGACATCGAGGTCGACGACGAGGGCGACGACGACGCGACCTTCGTCACGCTCGGGCCGCTCGCACGCTGGGTGCGTGACCGACGCATCCCGCTCGAGCTGAGCCCGTCGTCGAACCTGCAGACCGGCGCGATCGAGCAGTGGGGCGACGAGCTCTTCGATCACCCGTTCGACCTGCTCTACCAGCTCGGCTTCACGGTCACGGTCAACACCGACAACCGGCTCATGAGCGCCACGACGATCACGCGGGAGCTGCAGCTGCTCTCCGACGCGTTCGACTACGACCTCGACGACCTGTTGACGTTCCAGCTCAACGCCGCCGAGGCCGCGTTCTTGCCGGTCGAGCGCCGCGACGAGCTGGCGGATCTCATCGAGGATGGCTTCGACGACGTCGCCGACGGGGTCACCGCCGAGTGA
- a CDS encoding PTS sugar transporter subunit IIA encodes MSPQHTTIRFGGDCIRLGRQAVTWREAVTAAGKVLETIGATKNGYSDRMLWVIDAFGPYVVVAPGIALVHARPGPDVRENAAAVLTFPDGVSFGHPNNDPVRVVVALAVTRPDEHVKIIAVLAKLLDNDEAVDWFLRADDADELAAAITEVVSPLKVIGPEGEPLPPAR; translated from the coding sequence GTGAGCCCGCAGCACACCACCATCCGCTTCGGCGGCGACTGCATCCGCCTCGGTCGACAGGCCGTGACATGGCGCGAAGCCGTGACCGCCGCGGGCAAGGTGCTTGAAACGATCGGCGCGACCAAGAACGGGTATAGCGATCGGATGCTCTGGGTCATCGACGCATTTGGCCCGTACGTCGTCGTCGCGCCCGGCATCGCGCTCGTGCACGCCCGCCCAGGGCCCGACGTGCGCGAGAACGCCGCCGCGGTGCTGACCTTCCCTGACGGCGTGTCGTTCGGGCATCCCAACAATGATCCGGTGCGTGTCGTCGTCGCCCTCGCGGTGACGCGGCCGGACGAGCACGTGAAGATCATCGCCGTGCTGGCGAAGCTGCTCGACAACGACGAAGCCGTCGACTGGTTCCTGCGCGCCGATGATGCCGACGAGCTCGCTGCGGCCATCACGGAGGTGGTCTCGCCCCTGAAGGTGATCGGTCCCGAGGGCGAGCCGCTCCCACCCGCGCGGTAG